NNNNNNNNNNNNNNNNNNNNNNNNNNNNNNNNNNNNNNNNNNNNNNNNNNNNNNNNNNNNNNNNNNNNNNNNNNNNNNNNNNNNNNNNNNNNNNNNNNNNNNNNNNNNNNNNNNNNNNNNNNNNNNNNNNNNNNNNNNNNNNNNNNNNNNNNNNNNNNNNNNNNNNNNNNNNNNNNNNNNNNNNNNNNNNNNNNNNNNNNNNNNNNNNNNNNNNNNNNNNNNNNNNNNNNNNNNNNNNNNNNNNNNNNNNNNNNNNNNNNNNNNNNNNNNNNNNNNNNNNNNNNNNNNNNNNNNNNNNNNNNNNNNNNNNNNNNNNNNNNNNNNNNNNNNNNNNNNNNNNNNNNNNNNgaacccaggagtccgggctcccagccccaccccctgctctaacccaccagccccccactccccccccccgagccgcgaagagaacccaggagtccgggctcccagccccaccccctgctctaacccaccagccccccactcccctcccagagccggggagagaacccaggagtccgggctcccagccccccccgctctaacccaccagccccccactcccccccccccgagccgggagagaacccaggagtccgggctcccagcccccctgctctaacccaccagcccccccctcccctcccagagccgggagagaacccaggagtccgggctcccagcgcCCCACCACCAGACCGTGCTCCCAAATAAAACAACTTtgacacttttttcttttctttccttttaataaaaaaaaagttttaaacaatCTAAAAACTGTTTGTAAGGATGTGGGGGGTGAGCCCCAGAGCCAGCGCGCCCCAGAGGGGAACAGCTCCATCGGTCAGCCCCCGCCCTGGGGCAAGAGGGGACCCGACACCCCCAGAGAGGACAGGTCCCGTCCCCGTCCGTCCCTCTCTAATTCCTAGTGGCTACATCTGCACTCAGCTGGCTGAAGGGTGCTAACCCAGTCTTGCTGCTGAAAGAAGAGATGGATAAAAGCCTACTACTACCAGCTACTggagagcccccccccacccgtggCATTTCGCTCTGCGCATCCTGGGCTCCAATTCCCCCGCCGGGGACGTCCGTTCTTTGGTTGCTGGGAAAACACACCCGGCTCTAACCTggtagcccccctcccctcccctccctgagcccgggacggaacccaggggtcctggctcacagcccctcccccggctctaaccaccggcccccactctcctcctagagctggggagagaacccaggagtcctggctcccagccccccccccccgctctaaccactacaccccacttccctcccagagctgggagacaacccaggagtcctggttcccagcctcccccgctctaaccactacaccccacttccctcctagagctggggagagaacccaggagtcctggctcccagccaccccccccgctctaaccactacaccccacttccctcccagagctggggagacaacccaggagtcctggttcccagcctcccccgctctaaccactacaccccacttccctcctagagctggggagacaacccaggagtcctggttcccagactctcccactctaaccactacaccccacttccctcccggagccagggagagaatccaggagtcctggctcccagccacccccctcCGCTCTGAGCactagccccccctcccctcccagcgccggagggggaacccaggcgtccggcgcCCCCTAGGGCAGCAGGACGTTGATCTCGGAGACGCTGGCCTCCAGCACGTTCTCGGCGGTGGTCTTGCCGTGCTGCTCCTTGAGGTGGCGGCGGATGGCGGGCTTGTGGGCGAAGCGCACGTCGCAGTAGGAGCAGCGGTAGGGGCGCTGCCCGCTGTGCAGGTTCATGTGGTCGTGCAGGGTGGACTTCTGGGTGAAGCTCTTGCCGCAGACGGCGCAGGAGTGGGACTTCACGCCCCGGTGCACGTTCATGTGCCGGTTGAGGTTGCTGCTGTGGTTAAACTGCTTGCCGCAGCGCGGGCACATGAAGATGAAGTGCTGCGCCCGCATGTGGAACACCAGCTTCTCCACCCCCTGGAAGGCCTCCTCGCACTTGGCGCAGCGGATGCTGCGCAGCGGGTGGGGGCCCGCCGGCCCCCCGCGCCCGGCCGCGGGGCGCCCGCCGCCCTCCTCCGCGTAGGTGCCCCCCGGGAAGATGAGCAGCCCCTCGCCCTCGGCGTCCTCCGCCAGGCTGTAGCAGGCCTTGACCACGCCCTGCGGGGCCGGCTCGGGCGGCGCCGGCCCCTCGGCCACCGTGGAGTTCACCTgggcctcctgctgctgctccttggcCCAGCCGGGCGGCGGGGACCCCTCCTTGGCCCAGGCCGCCGCCGCCTGCTGCTTCTTCTGCCGCTGGGCCACCTCCAGGGCCGACTCCACCTTGACGATGCAGATGTCGGAGACGCCGTCGTCGTCCCCgtagtcctcttcctcctcctcgtccttcAGCTCCAGTTCCTCCAGCTCCAGCTTGAGGGGCCAGGCCGGGAGGCGGTGGCGGGCCCGCTCCTGAGGCGAGGGGCCGGCCGGGGCCCGGGGGGCGCCCCCCTTGGCCGGGGGGGCGTCCTCCTTGAGGCCAATCTGGGGCTGGATGAACTGGGAGAGGGCGTTGCGGCACTTCTCCACCACGTGCTCCATCTGCAGGTAGCTGGCGGCCGTCAGGTAGTTGACGATGTCGCGCACGGCGAACTCCAGGGCGCCGGTGtagcaggagagcagcaggtcgGCCACGATCTTGGCGCTGTGCATGAGGGAGACCTGCAGCTCGGAGGAGGGGTTCAGCAGGAACTGGTCGCGCAGGAACGGGGAGCAGGCCGCCAGGATCACCTTGTGCCCCCGGAACTTCAGGCTCTCGGCCACGATGGTCACGTCGCAGAACCGCTCCTCCGAGCGTAGCTGGTTCATGTTGCGCAGCGTGGCCGCCTCGTGGCCCGGCAGCTGGAACCGCAGCAGCTCCACGCCCGACGCCATGCcggggggctggaagggggagccgggggggctcggAGGAGTTGCGGGACTGGAGGGGGAGCCGGGGCCCTGGAAGGGGGAGCCAAGGGGAGTTGTGGGCTGGAAGGGGGAGCTCGGGGGCTGGAAGCGGAAGCTGGGGGGAgttgtgggtggagggggagccggggggccggaagggggagctggggggacttgtggggtggagggggagctggggggctggaaggggaaGACAGGGGGAgttgtgggtggagggggagctgggagcctggaaggGGAAGACAGGGGGAgttgtgggtggagggggagctgggtggcCGGGGGGAGTtgtgggatggagggggagccggggggccggaagggggagctggggggagttgTGGGTGAGGGGGAGCTGGAAGGGGGAGACAGGGGGAGTTGTGGGGTGGAAGGGGAGCCGGAAGGGAGAGCCGGGGGGGAATTGTGGGAGCTGGGGACCTGGAAGAGGGAGCCGGGAGGCGACTTGAGGTGAGGCCGGGCTGGAGGTAGACAGGAAGGACGGGGTTAGCTGAGGCTGGACACCCCCTTACTGCCTTTCATGCTCCCCCCTTCACCCCCAGACC
The window above is part of the Chrysemys picta bellii isolate R12L10 chromosome 12, ASM1138683v2, whole genome shotgun sequence genome. Proteins encoded here:
- the LOC101947615 gene encoding zinc finger and BTB domain-containing protein 12, which translates into the protein MASGVELLRFQLPGHEAATLRNMNQLRSEERFCDVTIVAESLKFRGHKVILAACSPFLRDQFLLNPSSELQVSLMHSAKIVADLLLSCYTGALEFAVRDIVNYLTAASYLQMEHVVEKCRNALSQFIQPQIGLKEDAPPAKGGAPRAPAGPSPQERARHRLPAWPLKLELEELELKDEEEEEDYGDDDGVSDICIVKVESALEVAQRQKKQQAAAAWAKEGSPPPGWAKEQQQEAQVNSTVAEGPAPPEPAPQGVVKACYSLAEDAEGEGLLIFPGGTYAEEGGGRPAAGRGGPAGPHPLRSIRCAKCEEAFQGVEKLVFHMRAQHFIFMCPRCGKQFNHSSNLNRHMNVHRGVKSHSCAVCGKSFTQKSTLHDHMNLHSGQRPYRCSYCDVRFAHKPAIRRHLKEQHGKTTAENVLEASVSEINVLLP